A region of the Spirochaetales bacterium genome:
ACCCGAAGATGGAAGTCTCCTTTCATTCCGATACACTTCACGCCGGAACAACACTGACGTATCACCCCTCTTTCTTCATTAACAATTCTTCATTCGCGATCCACAGAACGAGGTATGGAAGTGTTTTATCCTTTTCTTTCATAATCAGCATAAAGGATTCATTGAAAATATACGCTTCCGGACCCGCCATTGCCATGATCAAAGCCGATTGCGATTCGACAATCGCGCCCCGTTCATTCAGGACAAAGACGATCGTCTGCACATTTTCAGCGAAAAAATATGAACCGTCGCCGAAATTGAGTACATGTTTATACTTGAGTTCATCATAGCGATGTTCGACATTAATCATTATCTTTGGTATCAATAAAACGACATCTCCCATAAGCTCTCTGTGACGGTCATTCGCGCGCAACTGCATGATCTCGTCGTATGTTTCTTCGATCGTCCCGGCTGGCGCAACCACGGCAAGAATCAATTCATCGTTATGGTTTTCCGTCCGGATCGAAAGGATAAACTCTTCTCCGCGATTACCACGATACTCAAGTATCGCCTGGCTTTTCATATCCCTGCTGCCGCTTGTGTCCATGAAACCGAACGCCTCGACTGTAACGCCGACGTTTTCAGGATCGAACGTCAGATCGTGTTCGCCTTCAAAAGGAACTGCAAACGACAATTCCTTGAACATATACGAGTACGTGATGATTTCTCGGGGATCCTTTGTTTCATACCGAAAAACGGGAGGATTCGTGAATTTTTTTTTCAATTCATTATTGATGGTTTCGACGATTCCTTCACTGGCATAGCCCGCCAGTGCGACAAATGATCCTTCCGATAATTGTTCCTTTGTAAAATACCGTTTGTTAAGAAATCCGGCCAGTTCGGTTTCCGGTTCGATCTCGACCTCCTCGTGTATAATATTCTCACACAACATATTCCATGCAAGTTGAAAGGCAGGACAATAAACATAGTTGACGCCTTGCTCGATACGCTGATGCCGGATGTACGGAATGACTTTCGTCCGTTCGAGTGATGATGAGGAGACCGGTTCCCGTTTCAGGCCTTCACTGTCAAACCGCACGGCCGGCCGGCTGTTATCGGAAAGGCAGCAGGTCAATGATACAATCATCAAGATGAATAAAAGATATTGTCTCATATATCCTCCCTGGTTCAATCCCCGGATTAATTATTCGACACGTTTCATCAATTATAGTACACACCGTCCGGTATAACAAACAGGTGAGGATATGGCATTGTGCACCCGGAAACGCATTTACGTCTGTTATTGAGTTTTGATTTCCTATACCGGACGGGATATCGGGTTGTCTTGCCGCATCTATTGTTTGAATCCGGAATACTTGGGTGAAAAGGGTTTTCCCCACTCGTTCAGAATATTCCAGTACAAAAGCGAAAGCTGCCTGATATGATAAAGGTCGTGGGCCACCCATGAGACAAGGACATCCCCCGCCCTCATCTTTTCGCCCGTGAAACCCTTTCCCGAATGAAGGGCGTTGAGGTCCGGATTGCCGAGTTTCCTGAGCCACGCGACCGATTTCTTCCGTTCGCGGATGAAATTCCGGACGGAGGTTGAAAGGTCCCGCTCATTGTATTTCCCCGCGGTCCGTAACGTCTCGATACTGAATTTCGGCCAGCTGTCTGCGGGATGAAACAGGATCAGCTCGAAGACATACCGGAAATCCATGGTTTCGATATCGATGAGATGATTCACGGTTTCAAGCACCGTCCATCTGGTTTTGGCCGGCCTGAAGGCGGCCTGTTCACTGGAAAAATTCGCGGCCAGGTCCGCGACGATCCCGCTGTTTTTTTCGAGCTGATCGACATGACGCTTGTAATCCATCATAACCTCCTTTGATTCCGTTAAGGCTCGATACATGTCGGCGGCTCTTTATAAATTGACAGCTACATACGTATTCTCTTGAAAAAATCCATGATTTTTCCCCAGCTTTCACTGTCTTCGAAGACATCGTGCCCGGTATCAAAAACAAGATGTTCGCAGGAATAACCGAATTGCTTTTCTTTGAGACGCTTAACGATCATGTCCGCCATGAACTCTGAAGGCCACATTGTATCGTTTTTTCCGGACAAGAGCAATATCGGCCCCCTGATACGCTCGACCGGAATTATTGCCTTTTCATTCCGGTTATTCAATAACGAATGCATATAGCAGTGATAATACTCCCCCTTCAATCTTTCTTTTAAAAAACCTTTATGAAAGTGGTGTAATTTTACATAGGGCAGTTCCTTTTTTTCATAAGACCATGATGAGGTTCTCCTGAAAGCGCTCCCGTTTATTCCCTGAAAGACAACGCAGGCAGGGACGATTGCTGCAACGGCGGCGATCCGGTTGAAATAACTCGCCAGGACCAGGGCACATTCGGCCCCTTTGGACAATCCCATGACCGCGATGCTTGAATATTCTTTGCCGGAAAGCCAGTCAATGGCTTGTCTAAAATATTCAAGCGGTATCCGTTCGAGTTTCCGCGGCAGATTTTCTTCCCTGAAATAAGCCAGAGTGAGAACGTCATACCCCAATTGCAGCAGGTCTTTTAATTTACTTTCGATTGTCGACCACAGTCTCCCCCCCTCACTGCCGCCGAGGGCGATGACCGCCTTTTCGTTTTTATTTTTGAAAAAGAAATCGCCTTTGAACGGTGAATCCATTTCAATATGAGAATATTCCTCATCTTTCACAATATCTCCTTGCATACAACTTTCATTTCAACCGTTCGGCCTATTTTCGCTGTTTTTAGCGTGTGCGATGTATTTCATATGTTTTCGATCTTCCTCACAAGCACAATTTACTTCTCCCTTGACATTATCGGCCAATCGTGACGCCGCTATGACGGGCGCCATTTCCTCATTCATATACAAAATGTGGAGACATCAATTTCCCGGTATGATATAGTATAGCCAGTGTATATGTCGTTAAAAAAGATAAAATATGATGTCAAAGCCACTTCCGGTAGTCTTCCTGATTGTTCTTTGTATTGCCGCGCCACTTCAAGCCAGCTGCTTCTGTGACTTCGATAATAGCGGTATGGTCTCGATCGTTGACGCCCTCATTGTTGCCCGCTACGACGTGGAAACGAATGTCCTGATAGATCTCGAAGACGCGGATGTTAATCTTTCCGAGACCGTCGATATCGTCGATGCACTCCTGATCGCCCGATATTACGTAAAGCTTATCACTGAATTCAACAGAATCGACGATACGCCGTGCAATCCGGAAGCCAGTGCCGCGGCAATACTCGTCCCGGCTTATCTTGCGAAACACTCATCGCCTGGATTCAACGGCGTGATCTCGGGGTGAAAGTGAGGACACGGATCGCAGATCGCGGACACACTTCAAATATCCTTATGGGTTTCGACTGCTTCGTCAACCGTCTTCACGATACAAGCGGAAAATGGAACGGGCTGACCGGTCTTGATTACGAACACGACAGCATATTCACGCCCGAACAGCTTTCGTTTGCGAACATCGATATCTCGTTATAGATGTCAGACAGGCACAATCGTTCCGGTGATTTTCAAAGTCTTTATTTTATCATTTTTATTTTCGACATCTATATTTTTTCAGGGTAATTGATACTTTTTATATAGTGGGATATTATTACAGCCGAATAGTCGTGTTTTTATTTAAAATTATGAAATCTTGATACGGAGGTATTCAGGAGATAATTATGAATAAACTAAATCTGGAAATTATCAGACTGATAGAAAAACTGAAAACGGAGAAAATCATTCCGATGATTCACGGTACCGATCTCTCGTTGTTTGGTGATCAGGGAGACGAATTGATCAAATTCATTCAAAGCTACAGTGTTTTAAAGAAACCGGAGAATATCCGGCAGGTTTTGCTATGGAAACTGAATATGCTTGAAAACAGAAACCGGCCTGAAATCGGGGGGGTGAAGTCCAAAGATATTTTCCGGCCGCTTTCAGGGATAGATAACGCGGCGGCCGAACTCCTCTATAACAGTATATTCAATCAGAAAGAATTCCTGAGTACACTGGAAAATCCGATCGAGATAGTCCTTTTCAGAAGGGGGAGAAGCGGAAGGGCACTGACAAATTTGCTGAAGGCCCTTCCGAACGTCAATACAACCATTCTTCTGAGCGGTACCGATGATTCCGGGAGCTGGTTCGAAGGTTCACGGCTGTTCAGGACCCCCGGTATTCCCGGATTGGGAAAGGCATTGCTCGATCTCGCAGGGGATCGCCACGTCAAGGAATTCCTT
Encoded here:
- a CDS encoding DinB family protein: MMDYKRHVDQLEKNSGIVADLAANFSSEQAAFRPAKTRWTVLETVNHLIDIETMDFRYVFELILFHPADSWPKFSIETLRTAGKYNERDLSTSVRNFIRERKKSVAWLRKLGNPDLNALHSGKGFTGEKMRAGDVLVSWVAHDLYHIRQLSLLYWNILNEWGKPFSPKYSGFKQ